One window from the genome of Osmerus mordax isolate fOsmMor3 chromosome 19, fOsmMor3.pri, whole genome shotgun sequence encodes:
- the aatf gene encoding protein AATF isoform X3, whose translation MAGSISQQLEDLLNPLPKFVDPEDDHDEETKAKVIDTFDEGDEEEDGVSLSALRKQATALLPETDSRYLGQTTSRKELLRDITGDDEDDIEDEGEEEQEGDGSDEEEGDGSDEEEDRGEAGLSEVGGLVSRMKSAELTSSSVMDFHTLTAGMDDLEDGESEEEDGESEEEDGESEEEDGESDEEAEMEDEELGAVRTFSKEKVDEEVEKGKAVKDQLALWDQLLEGRIKIQKALVTANQLPQPQTFPEFKRRGGAELAGALKNSHKALKALQRSLLELQDQLLYQSPDTRPLALDRRWGEHSEEEEIQSDEEEQEAGQEVGVSVAPGGKAGPPKRKLDMAEYPQFMVKRFAAFQPYRDTTLQSWHDKTRLTLGKGAKGFGAFDRSVVTQVEQVLLDTERLLRRTQTPRSEYRVLGRKERPGDNPTETGGEEGEEQLKANAHLRYLDQEIFDDDDFYHQTVAGHPEAAQQDKEEG comes from the exons AGACTAAAGCCAAGGTGATAGATACTTTTGATGAAGGCGATGAGGAAGAAGATGGCGTGTCTTTGAGCGCACTGCGGAAACAGGCCACAGCCCTGCTGCCAGAGACGGACAGCAGGTACCTGGGCCAGACCACCTCTCGCAAGGAGCTGCTGAGGGACATCACAG gagatgatgaagatgatattGAGGATGAAGGGGAAGAAGAACAGGAGGGTGATGGcagtgatgaagaggagggtgatggcagtgatgaagaggaggacagaggggaggcggGGCTGTCCGAGGTCGGAGGCTTGGTGTCCAGGATGAAGAGCGCTGAGCTGACATCTTCCTCAGTGATGGACTTCCACACGCTGACGGCAGGGATGGATGACCTGGAGgacggagagagcgaggaggaggacggagagagcgaggaggaggacggagagagcgaggaggaggacggagagagcGATGAGGAGGCGGAGATGGAAGATGAAGAACTGGGAGCTGTGAGGACTTTCTCTAAGGAGAAGGTAGATGAAGAAGTGGAGAAGGGGAAGGCAGTGAAAGACCAGCTGG CTCTTTGGGACCAACTGCTTGAGGGACGAATCAAAATCCAGAAAGCTCTTGTGACAGCCAATCAGCTTCCTCAGCCCCAGACCTTTCCAGAGttcaagaggaggggaggagctgagtTGGCGGGAGCGCTGAAGAACA gtcaCAAAGCCCTGAAGGCCCTCCAGAGGTCTCTGCTAGAGCTTCAGGACCAGCTGCTGTACCAGAGCCCCGACACCAGGCCCCTGGCCCtggacaggaggtggggagagcaCAG tgaggaagaggagattcagagtgatgaagaggagcaggaagcaGGGCAGGAAGTGGGGGTTTCCGTGGCGCCCGGAGGGAAGGCGGGGCCTCCCAAGCGTAAGCTCGACATGGCAGAGTACCCACAGTTCATGGTGAAGCGCTTCGCAGCCTTCCAGCCATACAGGGACACCACACTGCAGAGCTGGCATGACAAGACCAGGCTGACCCTGGGGAAGGGGGCCAag GGCTTCGGGGCGTTCGACCGCAGCGTGGTGACCCAGGTGGAGCAGGTGCTGCTGGACACGGAGAGGCTACTGAGACGTACCCAGACCCCCCGCTCAGAGTACCGTGTtctggggaggaaggagaggcctgGAGACAACCCcacagagacagggggggag gagggggaggagcagctgAAGGCCAACGCCCACCTCAGATACCTGGACCAGGAGATCTTTGATGATGATGACTTCTATCACCAG ACAGTGGCTGGCCATCCAGAAGCTGCGCAGCAAGATAAAGAAGAGGGTTGA
- the aatf gene encoding protein AATF isoform X1, which translates to MAGSISQQLEDLLNPLPKFVDPEDDHDEETKAKVIDTFDEGDEEEDGVSLSALRKQATALLPETDSRYLGQTTSRKELLRDITGDDEDDIEDEGEEEQEGDGSDEEEGDGSDEEEDRGEAGLSEVGGLVSRMKSAELTSSSVMDFHTLTAGMDDLEDGESEEEDGESEEEDGESEEEDGESDEEAEMEDEELGAVRTFSKEKVDEEVEKGKAVKDQLALWDQLLEGRIKIQKALVTANQLPQPQTFPEFKRRGGAELAGALKNSHKALKALQRSLLELQDQLLYQSPDTRPLALDRRWGEHSEEEEIQSDEEEQEAGQEVGVSVAPGGKAGPPKRKLDMAEYPQFMVKRFAAFQPYRDTTLQSWHDKTRLTLGKGAKGFGAFDRSVVTQVEQVLLDTERLLRRTQTPRSEYRVLGRKERPGDNPTETGGEEGEEQLKANAHLRYLDQEIFDDDDFYHQLLRELIERKTSTADPNDQVAMGRQWLAIQKLRSKIKKRVDTKASKGRRVRFHIHSKLVNFMAPIDHSSMNDDARTELYRSLFGKNLSDGVVQE; encoded by the exons AGACTAAAGCCAAGGTGATAGATACTTTTGATGAAGGCGATGAGGAAGAAGATGGCGTGTCTTTGAGCGCACTGCGGAAACAGGCCACAGCCCTGCTGCCAGAGACGGACAGCAGGTACCTGGGCCAGACCACCTCTCGCAAGGAGCTGCTGAGGGACATCACAG gagatgatgaagatgatattGAGGATGAAGGGGAAGAAGAACAGGAGGGTGATGGcagtgatgaagaggagggtgatggcagtgatgaagaggaggacagaggggaggcggGGCTGTCCGAGGTCGGAGGCTTGGTGTCCAGGATGAAGAGCGCTGAGCTGACATCTTCCTCAGTGATGGACTTCCACACGCTGACGGCAGGGATGGATGACCTGGAGgacggagagagcgaggaggaggacggagagagcgaggaggaggacggagagagcgaggaggaggacggagagagcGATGAGGAGGCGGAGATGGAAGATGAAGAACTGGGAGCTGTGAGGACTTTCTCTAAGGAGAAGGTAGATGAAGAAGTGGAGAAGGGGAAGGCAGTGAAAGACCAGCTGG CTCTTTGGGACCAACTGCTTGAGGGACGAATCAAAATCCAGAAAGCTCTTGTGACAGCCAATCAGCTTCCTCAGCCCCAGACCTTTCCAGAGttcaagaggaggggaggagctgagtTGGCGGGAGCGCTGAAGAACA gtcaCAAAGCCCTGAAGGCCCTCCAGAGGTCTCTGCTAGAGCTTCAGGACCAGCTGCTGTACCAGAGCCCCGACACCAGGCCCCTGGCCCtggacaggaggtggggagagcaCAG tgaggaagaggagattcagagtgatgaagaggagcaggaagcaGGGCAGGAAGTGGGGGTTTCCGTGGCGCCCGGAGGGAAGGCGGGGCCTCCCAAGCGTAAGCTCGACATGGCAGAGTACCCACAGTTCATGGTGAAGCGCTTCGCAGCCTTCCAGCCATACAGGGACACCACACTGCAGAGCTGGCATGACAAGACCAGGCTGACCCTGGGGAAGGGGGCCAag GGCTTCGGGGCGTTCGACCGCAGCGTGGTGACCCAGGTGGAGCAGGTGCTGCTGGACACGGAGAGGCTACTGAGACGTACCCAGACCCCCCGCTCAGAGTACCGTGTtctggggaggaaggagaggcctgGAGACAACCCcacagagacagggggggag gagggggaggagcagctgAAGGCCAACGCCCACCTCAGATACCTGGACCAGGAGATCTTTGATGATGATGACTTCTATCACCAG CTGCTGAGAGAACTGATCGAGCGCAAGACGAGCACAGCCGATCCCAACGACCAGGTAGCCATGGGCAG ACAGTGGCTGGCCATCCAGAAGCTGCGCAGCAAGATAAAGAAGAGGGTTGACACCAAGGCGAGCAAGGGACGCAGAGTCAG gtTCCACATCCACAGTAAGCTGGTGAATTTCATGGCTCCCATCGACCACAGCTCCATGAATGATGATGCCCG GACTGAACTGTACCGTTCACTATTTGGAAAGAACTTGAGTGATGGTGTAGTTCAGGAGTGA
- the aatf gene encoding protein AATF isoform X2, which produces MAGSISQQLEDLLNPLPKFVDPEDDHDEETKAKVIDTFDEGDEEEDGVSLSALRKQATALLPETDSRYLGQTTSRKELLRDITGDDEDDIEDEGEEEQEGDGSDEEEGDGSDEEEDRGEAGLSEVGGLVSRMKSAELTSSSVMDFHTLTAGMDDLEDGESEEEDGESEEEDGESEEEDGESDEEAEMEDEELGAVRTFSKEKVDEEVEKGKAVKDQLALWDQLLEGRIKIQKALVTANQLPQPQTFPEFKRRGGAELAGALKNSHKALKALQRSLLELQDQLLYQSPDTRPLALDRRWGEHSEEEEIQSDEEEQEAGQEVGVSVAPGGKAGPPKRKLDMAEYPQFMVKRFAAFQPYRDTTLQSWHDKTRLTLGKGAKGFGAFDRSVVTQVEQVLLDTERLLRRTQTPRSEYRVLGRKERPGDNPTETGGEGEEQLKANAHLRYLDQEIFDDDDFYHQLLRELIERKTSTADPNDQVAMGRQWLAIQKLRSKIKKRVDTKASKGRRVRFHIHSKLVNFMAPIDHSSMNDDARTELYRSLFGKNLSDGVVQE; this is translated from the exons AGACTAAAGCCAAGGTGATAGATACTTTTGATGAAGGCGATGAGGAAGAAGATGGCGTGTCTTTGAGCGCACTGCGGAAACAGGCCACAGCCCTGCTGCCAGAGACGGACAGCAGGTACCTGGGCCAGACCACCTCTCGCAAGGAGCTGCTGAGGGACATCACAG gagatgatgaagatgatattGAGGATGAAGGGGAAGAAGAACAGGAGGGTGATGGcagtgatgaagaggagggtgatggcagtgatgaagaggaggacagaggggaggcggGGCTGTCCGAGGTCGGAGGCTTGGTGTCCAGGATGAAGAGCGCTGAGCTGACATCTTCCTCAGTGATGGACTTCCACACGCTGACGGCAGGGATGGATGACCTGGAGgacggagagagcgaggaggaggacggagagagcgaggaggaggacggagagagcgaggaggaggacggagagagcGATGAGGAGGCGGAGATGGAAGATGAAGAACTGGGAGCTGTGAGGACTTTCTCTAAGGAGAAGGTAGATGAAGAAGTGGAGAAGGGGAAGGCAGTGAAAGACCAGCTGG CTCTTTGGGACCAACTGCTTGAGGGACGAATCAAAATCCAGAAAGCTCTTGTGACAGCCAATCAGCTTCCTCAGCCCCAGACCTTTCCAGAGttcaagaggaggggaggagctgagtTGGCGGGAGCGCTGAAGAACA gtcaCAAAGCCCTGAAGGCCCTCCAGAGGTCTCTGCTAGAGCTTCAGGACCAGCTGCTGTACCAGAGCCCCGACACCAGGCCCCTGGCCCtggacaggaggtggggagagcaCAG tgaggaagaggagattcagagtgatgaagaggagcaggaagcaGGGCAGGAAGTGGGGGTTTCCGTGGCGCCCGGAGGGAAGGCGGGGCCTCCCAAGCGTAAGCTCGACATGGCAGAGTACCCACAGTTCATGGTGAAGCGCTTCGCAGCCTTCCAGCCATACAGGGACACCACACTGCAGAGCTGGCATGACAAGACCAGGCTGACCCTGGGGAAGGGGGCCAag GGCTTCGGGGCGTTCGACCGCAGCGTGGTGACCCAGGTGGAGCAGGTGCTGCTGGACACGGAGAGGCTACTGAGACGTACCCAGACCCCCCGCTCAGAGTACCGTGTtctggggaggaaggagaggcctgGAGACAACCCcacagagacagggggggag ggggaggagcagctgAAGGCCAACGCCCACCTCAGATACCTGGACCAGGAGATCTTTGATGATGATGACTTCTATCACCAG CTGCTGAGAGAACTGATCGAGCGCAAGACGAGCACAGCCGATCCCAACGACCAGGTAGCCATGGGCAG ACAGTGGCTGGCCATCCAGAAGCTGCGCAGCAAGATAAAGAAGAGGGTTGACACCAAGGCGAGCAAGGGACGCAGAGTCAG gtTCCACATCCACAGTAAGCTGGTGAATTTCATGGCTCCCATCGACCACAGCTCCATGAATGATGATGCCCG GACTGAACTGTACCGTTCACTATTTGGAAAGAACTTGAGTGATGGTGTAGTTCAGGAGTGA